Within Chloroflexota bacterium, the genomic segment GCTCTTGCGCGGGGAATACGACGCGGTGGTCCTCACGCCTCCCGCAGCCATCGAGGCGCGGCGTAGAGGGTGCCACCTGGTCGTCGATCTCGCGGAATACGGGCTGAATTATTCGCTGGGAGGAATCGCGGCCCGGCGACCCTACGTCGCCGCCCATCCGGATATTGCCCGGTCCTTCATCGCCGCGTACATCGAAGGGCTCCACCGGTACAGAACGGACCGCGCGTTCACGGTCGGCGTGCTGCAAGAGTTCACCGGCGAGCGCGACCGCTCGCTGATGGAGACGCACTACGACCTGACGATGCCCGGGATGCCGAAGGCGCCCTATCCGCGCACAGACGGATTGGCCACCGCGCTTCGCATCATCGCGCGGGACCTTCCGGCGGCTGCGAGCGCGGATCCCGGGGATTTCGTCGACGAGCGCTTCGTGCGCGAGCTGGACGCGAGTGGCTTCATCGCTCGCGTGTATGAGGAGTCGTGAGCGCCGCAAGGGGCCAGGAGTGAGCCTCGCTTAACGAGCGGGGACAGGGACGGACGCTGGCGCCGGCTCGTGGCTCGCCCGCGTGTCGGGCACGTAGGCGATGAGCAGCACGACGACGACAGCCGCCGCCATGGCGACGTAGACGAACGAGAAGCCGTAGCCGCTGTGGTCGGCCAGAAAGGCGAAGATTGAGGGGCTCGCGGCTGTCCCGATCTGCGCGGTGAAACGCCAGAGACCCAGAAACATCCCGCGTGCGCCGTCGGGCGCCACGTCCGCGCCAATCGTCTGCACCGAGCCGCCGGTGAGGCTCTGCGCCGCCGCGGCGCAGAGAAACGCCGCGACGTACCAGCCGAGTGGGAGCTGGAGGAACGCAGTGGCCGCGACGCCGAGCATCGTGAGACTCACGCCGAGGAAGCCGGGCACCATGGTGATCTTGCGGCCGAAGCGATCCATCAGCCACCCGGAGGTAAAGCTCACGGGAAGGGCCATGACGCTCGTCGTGGTCGCGAGGACGCCTATGGCTTGTGCGTCGAGGTTGTAGGCGAACGCCGCGTACAGGTGCATGACGCCGGCAAATATGGGTCCGCGGGCCATGGCTGAGAAGAACGCGACGCCGAAATACTGGAGGCGCGGCAAGACGATCTCCCGCAGACTGGGCCGACGCGTTTGGCTCGGTGCAGACCGGCTTCGTTCCACCTGCACTGGCCGGATCTCCGGCGCCAGCTTGACGGTCGGGATCAGCGCCAGGAGGGCGAGGACGGCGTACGCGGCGAAGGGACTTCGATCACCCCACGTCGCGGCGATCAGCCCGCCGACCAGCGGTCCCGCCAGTCGGCCGACGTTGTCCATCCCGTACATCCACGTCACCTGCCGGCCACGTTGGCTGCTAGCGGCCCCGAACGAGATCCGGGCCAGCCTGGCGAGAAGCCACATCTGCGCTGCCCAACCGTCGAAGAAGCGATAGATCAGCAGCTCCGGGAAGGATTGGGCGGTCATGACAAGCAGGGCCATGGCGGCGGTGAGGATCGGGCCGGCGATCATCACCGGGCGGCGTCCGAACCGGTCGATCACCCATCCTGTCGGCAGCGTGCCGACCATTCCCCCGATGAGAAATGACGTGACGACGAAGCTCGCAAGGCCAAAGCTCACGTCGAACGATTTCGCGATCCGCGGGATGGCGGGCAGTGCGACGCCGGTCCCCAGGGCGAGGAGCATCGCGGGGAAATAGATCGACAGAAACGCATTCCACGAAACTGCGTTTCCTTCTGCACGGCCGCCGGCTCGCCCGGGGGGCGCAACCTCAGTCACGGGCCCATAGTACCGGATGGGCGCGCCACGATACGGCGCTTCGCGCTCGAATCGGCACAGCGTCGCCGCAGAAGATTGGCCATGATGTGTCCCGGTCCGCCGATCAGTATCATGGTGCCATCGCACGATTTCCGATGGGCAGGAGAAAGGCATGGGACGGGGGATCCTGTGGGTACTTCGCGACAGGGTGCGGTGGCACGCGTCCCGCGCATTCGTGCTTCTGGTCACCGCTCTGGTTGGATGCACGACCACACCCGCAAGCGTCGGCCAATCAACAGCGCCGAGGGACACGGGGCAGGCAGACCGCCCGCTGGTGATTCTGGTCGGCGTGGAACCGGCCACGGTCGCAACGAGGGGATTTGTCCAGAAGGGAGCAGGCCTCCACGTCGCGCTGCGCATCTTCAACGCGCTGCCCACCCTCATCGATGCCCGGGGCCAACCTCAACCCGAGCTGCTCGCAAGCATCCCCGCGCTCCACACCGATACGTGGCAGGTGTTTCCCGATGGCACCATGCGCACTCTGTACACCTTGCGGCCCAATCTCACGTGGCACGACGGCGAGCCGCTCACCGCGAACGACTTCGAGTTCGCCTGGCACGTGTATTCCACGCCCGAGCTTGGCCTCGCCAGCCAGCCGCCCATGTCGTCGATCACAGACCTGGAAGTTCTCGATCGCGAGCACTTCGTGATCAACTGGAGCGTGCCCTACCCCGATGCCAACACCCTCTCGCTGTACAACCGGGAGTTCCCCCCGCTCCCGCAGCACATCCTGGCGGGCGCTTTCGATCAGATGGCGTCGACCGGTCGCGATGCGTTCGCCACCAATTCGTTCTGGGGACCCGAATACATAGGAGCGGGACCCTACCGCATGCAGCAATGGCAGCAGGGCGGGTCCATCGACGCGATCCGGTTTGAAGGCTACCCGCTGGGCGCGCCAAAGATCGCTCGCATCCAGCTGCGATTCGGGAACGATCAGAACGTGGTGATGGCGACGCTGCTTTCGGGGGAGGCGCACGTGGCGACGGACAGCTCGATCGCCCAGGCTGCCGAGACCTTACGGGCGCAGTGGGCCCAGACGAACGATGGCGCGGTCTTTCGCTGGCCCAACGCCTGGCACGCCACGGCCTTCCAGCTTCGCCCCGATTTAGCAAATCCGAACGCCATTCTCGACGTCCGCGTACGAAAGGCAATCGCGCACGCCATCGACAAACAGGCGATAAACGAGGCCGTGTACGCGGGCCAGGCGATCTTCGCCGATACGCCCATCTGGGAAGGCTCGGCATGGGGCGAGGCCCTGGATGACTCCATCACGACGTATCCGTATGATCCCCGAACCACTGAGGCGCTGATGAGTCAGGCCGGCTTCGTCAAAGGGAGCGACCGCTTCTACCAAGGAGCGGACGGGCGGCTGTCGCTCGAGCTGGTCACGAATCAGAATCCCGATTTCGTTCGCGAGATTCTCGTGATGGCCGATGGGCTCGGTCGCGCGGGGTTCGATATTCAACAGAAGGTGCTCCCGTCCGCGCAGTCGCGGGATGGGCAGGTCCGCGCGACATTCCCTTCGATGTTCACGAGCAATACAAACCTGGGTGATTCCGCGCTGAACTACCTGGCGATTAGCCAGATCCCCAGCCAGGCGAACCGATGGGTTGGAGGCAATCGCGGTGGCTGGGTCTCCCCGGAGTTTGACCGGATCCTCAGCAGCTTCAACACCACGCTGGATCGCGGAGAGCGCGTGGACCTGGTGCGTCAGATGCTTCGCATTTACAGCGACGACCTACCGCTGGTGTCGCTCTTCTTCAGCGCGCAGCCGTTCGCCTACGTTCGAGGGTTGACAGGTCCCGCTATCGCCGTTCCGGAGTCGAACCTCGCATGGAACGTGTACGAGTGGGAGTTCAGGTAACGAAGCGACAATGGCGGCAACTTCCCGCACCGACGAGGAGGACCCGATGGCTCGCAGCTATCCGATCATCTCAGCCGACTCACACCTGCAGATCGCCGCGGAGCGCTGGACCTGGCGCGTGCCACCCAAGTACCGCGACTGCGCCCCGAAGACGATTCAGCTGCCGGACGGGACCGACGCGACGGTCGTGCTGGATGGCAGGCCCGAGATGTGTACCGCTGGTCTTTCGGGCCTTCCGTACGAGAAACGGACGCCCAACCTCGGTCGATTCGATTCAGCCCCCGGTCGAGGGAGCCCTCAGCAGCGGTTGCAGGAGCAAGATATCGACGGGGTCGACGGGGAGATCATGTACGCATCGCCCGCTGGGGCCGACTCCTACCGACGGATCAAGGCGAAGGACGTCGCGGCCTATGCGGCCGTGATCCATGCCTACAACGAGTTCCTGGCGGAGGAGTACTGCACGGCATCGCCGCATCGGCTGATGGCCATGGGGATGATTCCGGACTCCGGGATCGATGACGCGGTGGCGGAGCTGGAGTACTGCGCCGCCAGCGGCCTGAAGGGCGTCTGCCTGACGCGGTATCCCAGCGGTCAGGAGTATCCCACGCCCGAGGACGACCGCTTCTGGGAGCGCGCGCTCGAGCTGAACATGCCTCTGACCGCGCACATGTACCTTGCCGGGGCCGGGGCAGATGCTGGCCACCCGCCATTCCCACTCCCGTGGGAGCAAGCCGGGCTGCCGTACGATCTGCGGGACGTGGCCCGGGGCCTCGATCCCTTTTCGAAGTTCACGATGTACGCGGTGCGCGGCGCCGGAAACGCCGTCCAGATGATTTTCGACGGATTGTTCGAGCGCTTCCCCGGTCTGCGCTTCTACTTCGCCGAGACGATGGTGGGCTGGCTGCCTCACTTCCTGGAGACGCTCGACGACCAGTACCAGCGTCACATCTCCTGGTCGTCGCGCTATCTGGGCGTGCGCAAGCTCGATCGGATGCCCAGCGAGTACGTGCGCGAGCACTTCTACTGGGGATTCATGAAGAATCCGGTCGGCGTACGCATGCGCCACGAGATCGGTGTCAACCGCATGATGTGGGCGAACGATTTCCCCCACGCGGAGAGCGATTGGCCGGAGTCGCAGCAGGCGATCGAGGTGACGTTCGCGGGGGTGCCGGAAGACGAGCGGGCCCAGATGTTGAGCGGCAACGTCTGCGACTTCTTCCACCTCGATCCGGAGGCTTACCTCTCGGCCTGAGTGACCCGCAGCTCGATCTCGTTGCCGTCCGGGTCATTGACGCGGAACTGGATCCAGCCGCGGCCCACGTCCTTCGGGCCGTCCCACGGCTTGGCGCCGTGGGCGCGCACGTAGTCCAGCAGCTCGTCGATGCTGCGATCGGTCCTGAGAAACAGGGCGAGGTGCTGGAGATTTTGCCCGTCCGGCCGCGGCGTGTAGTTGGGCTCGTGATGGAGCAACACGCGGGTCGCGGGACCAAGCGCCATGGGCGTGTTGACGGCGCCGGTCGCAGCGGTGCGACCCCCGAACATCTCATAGAAGGCGATCGACTTCTCCAGATCTCGAACGCGCAGCACGATGTGATCGAGGCTCTCGACGATGAATGGGCTCTCCACGTTCCGTCGTCCTCCCTGCAAAGTCAGCGGTATGCGGCGGAGATCAATCCGGGAGGGTGATCCCCGCGTCGTGCAGTCGACGAATCAGGCCGGAGCCTTGACCGGTCTCAACGAATCGCCCGGCGGCCGCCCCATCATGCGGTATCTCGAATCGGAATGCGTCGTTGAGCGCGAGTTGGCCGGCCGCGTCGAGCCCGGCGACTTGGCTGATGCTGGTGACCTTGCGCGCTCCGTCGCCCCCTCGGTCCACGTGGACGACCACGTCCACGCACGCGGCGATCCACTCACGGATAGCGGACGGTGTGGCATGGGTACCGGCGGATGACGCGAGGTGCTGCACCCAGCCGAGGGCTTGGGTCGGCGATGCGCCCTCGACCGCCGTCAGCCATCCCCGGACGCCGCGAGTCATGGCCTCCAGCATATCCAGCGCCTCGGGGCCAGTGCACTGAGCAAGAACGATTCGGTCGGGACGGAGGGCCAGGGCATTGCGGAGGAGTTGAGTCGCTCCGATCTCGCCGTGGCCACTCGCATCAGCAGGCCGTTCTTCCAGAGCGACCACCGGGGCGTCGCCGAGCAGAGTGGGGCCCCTCCCGACCATGGTAACGAACTCCCCCGCGGGAATGAACGAGCAGAGGAGATTCAATAGCGTCGTCTTTCCCGCGCCGGGTGGGCCGGTCACGACGATGTTGAGCTTCGCCATGACGCAGGCACGCAGCAGCGCCACCATCTCGCCGGTGAGGAATTCGCGCCCGAGCAGGTCACTGGCGCTCAGCTGCTCGGTCCGCGGTCGCTGGATGGCGATGACGGACCCACGCGCGGACACCGGCGGGATCGCCACGGACACGCGGCTGCCATCGGACAGCGAGCCGAGCCAGACGGGGTTGGACTCATCCACGCGCTGCCCATCCGACGCGACCAATCGGTCGATGAAGAGGCGAACCTGGGATTCGTTGTCGAGCTGCACGTCCGTGAGATGGAACTTGCCCCCCTCCCGGATGTAGACCTGCTGCGGCCCGATGACGAGGACCTCCTCGACGGTCGGGTCCCGCACGAACGGCTCGAGGGGGCCCAGGCCTATGAGGTCCGCGACGATGACTTCGAACAGGCTTTCCAGCGCCGATTCGGATAGCTCGATCGTCTGGCTTTCCACGATCTGGTCGAAGAGCTCGCGGATGTGCTGGCGCATGCCGGACTTGGTGGCGGCGCCCGGGCGGCGCTCCAGATTGGCGACGATTCTGGTCTTCACCCAGCTCTTCAGGTCCGCGTCCGAGCTAATGGTTTCCGGCGGCCCCGCCGTGGCTCTTGCATTGGTCGAATCACTGGTGGCCTGAGACCCTCCCGGTGTCGCGGTTGCCGATTCAGGAGATGGGGGACTGGATGGATTCGCGGATCCAAGGCGGTTCAAAAGTCCCATGGCAGCCTCACCACGTCGTATCGGTCAGAGCACTGCATTATGGGAGATGACCTGCCCGCTGTCGATCCCGGTTCGTCCCGCGGATCCAACGACTGGACTCGGGCTGGATTCCCGAATTTGGACGCGTGTCCCAACGCGATAGACGCGTTGTGCGCGGCTCGCGGGCTGCGTACACTACGCTCGGTCATCCGGCGACCGTCCGCCATATGGGCGATCACGCGGGCGTCCCCGAGCAAGCGCGGGACACAGTTTGACTTGGGAGACTGATGATGCTGTCCAAGGAAGAGAACGAGCTCATCACCCGAACCGGACCTGGAACGCCCGGCGGGGAGATGTTTCGGCGATTCTGGCTGCCGGCCTGCCTGTCGTCCGAGCTACCGGAGCCGGACGGTGACCCAGTCCGTGTCCGACTGTTGGGGGAGGACCTGGTCGCCTTTCGCGATAGTCGCGGACGGGTCGGGCTGATGCCCGAGAACTGTCCGCATCGCGGAGCGGCGCTGTATTTCGGGCGCAACGAGGAAGGCGGCCTGCGCTGTCTCTACCACGGGTGGAAATGCGACGTCGACGGGAATCTCCTCGACACGCCGTGTGAGCCCGAAGGGAGTGTCGTCCGGGACCGCGTCAAGGCTGACGTGTACCCAGTGCACGAACAGGGGGGCGTGATCTGGGCCTACCTTGGGCCCCGCGGAACACGGCCGCCATTCCCCGATTTCCATTGGACTCTGGTGCCGGCGCCGAATCGGTCCATCAAGAAAGTCTTCGAGGAGTGCAACTACTTGCAGAGCCTCGAAGGCTCCATGGACCGCTCCCACAATCCGGTCCTGCACGATGGGCGCGACATCATGCGGTATCCGGATGAACAGGCCCATCTGCGTCAGAAGCCCCGCCGCGTCGAGGTTGTCGATACACGATACGGCCTGGTTCACGTGGCGACGCAGCCTGATCCTCGAGACCCGGGGGGCGGGAAGGCAGTCTCCGCTCGGCCGTTCGTCGTGCCATTCACCTCGTACGTCACCGGTCCCGAATCGGGAAATTGGGGCGATGCGAGCTGCGACGTGGGCGCGCACCCGTGGGGTGTGCACCTGTTCGTCCCAGCGGATGACTACAGCAACTGGTACTACGAGATTCGCTACCATCCCAGCATGGAGGTAGACCAAATCGAGCCGGATCGCTTTCTGGTGGTGGGCGTCGACATCGACGAGTCCGGGCGGAAGATCAAGCGTCGGCTGGAGAATCGGTACCTGCAGGACCGAGGTGCGATGCGGGCCAAACGCACGTTCTCCGGCATTCCCGGCCGACCCCACGAGGATATGGCGATGATCGAGTCCATGGGGCCGATCTACGACCGAACACGAGAGCATCTGGGGCTGGCCGACGTGGTCACCATTCGGCTTCGGCAGCGCCTGCTGGACGCGGTGCGAGCGGTACAGGACGGACGAGAGCCCCCTGGCCTCGATCCTACGATCCCATACGACCGGCTCGCCGTCTTCAGTCGAGTCGTGCCGAGCGACACGCCCTGGCAGGCGGCCGGAATGGACATCGGTGATGCGGCCGCGCTCCCGGCGAGCGCGCTACGGTAGGGACGAGCCCCCGGCCGATCGGCGATTTGCGCTCCTGTCCGTTGTCACCCGAGAGGTACGTCCGTCGACCACTCCACCTCGTGAGCCATCGCTGTGGACTCAGGGACCGCAGACCGGTGGAATGTGAGCGCGCTCCACGTGACGAGGAGCAAATTGGCGAGAAACGGCGCGATCGGGTTGAGACTGAGATCGATGGCGGCCGCGAAGAGGGCAAGGTACGGGGCGAGAATCCACGCGGCGGCGATGCGCACGGGCAAGCGTCCCCGGCCGGCCAGGTAGAAGAGTGGCGCGCTGAGTAGCAGGCCGGTGTCGATAAGCGAATACCACGTCACACTGCAGGTCGCCGCGAGGGTCCCGAGCGTCATTGTCGCGAATGCGCGTGAATGAGGGCGTCGTGCTCGGTGCCACAGGGACAGCGCACACATGGCGGTGAGCAGCATGCCCGTGATCGCGACCGACCAGGCAATCGTCGGCGGGATCTGCGTCGCAAGCCGAACGGCCATGCCTCGCCAGTTCGGCATGATACTTGGCTGCGCCGTGATGCCGTCCGCCGAGTACGACAGAATGAGCTGGGCCTCGCTCGCGAGGGCCTCGACACCTCCGACCGCCAGAGAGACGAGGATGACGGCGACAGCCATGGTGAGGAGTCCAAGGAGCATTCGCCATCGATGGGCGATGACCAGAGCCGGTGCGAAGAGGATCAACGTCTGGGGTTTGACGAGAAGCGCGCCTAGCCAGAGACCCGACCGGTAGTCTGCCCCACGCATCCCGAGTCGGAGGAACTCTCCGAGCGCGATCAACAGAAAAGGGTTCACCTGGCCCCACCGCAATGAATACAAGGACGGAAACGAGAGCACGACGGCGAGCCCGATGCTGCGCGACGAATGGATCCCCGTGGATCGCTTGAGCACGAGGAGATAGGCCGTGATCGCCGCGAGGCTCAGGGCGCTCCAGATCGCAAATCCGGTCGTCCAATCGACGAGGAGCAGCGGCTGGAACAAGACCAGGTAGGCGGGGAGATAGGGCACGTCCACGGTGACAAAATTCGTGCGGAACTGCCCTGGCTCCGAAAAGCCGACGAGGTGGCTCTCGAAGGCGCCGAGCAGCTGCAAGTCGTAGACCTTGGCATAGCCGTAATCGTGCGCCACCTCCGCGGCGGCTCGATAGGCCCGGAAATCGGAACCGGCCCACGCATAGAGGCCGTCACGCACGACGCCCTGGAGAATGACCAGGCCGTAGATCGTGGCGAGCGCGAGAGCCGCGGCATTGATGCATCCCGCGGGCGACCACCGTGAGCGATAAGCAAGCCACAGCGTCCGAAAT encodes:
- a CDS encoding ATPase, T2SS/T4P/T4SS family, which gives rise to MKTRIVANLERRPGAATKSGMRQHIRELFDQIVESQTIELSESALESLFEVIVADLIGLGPLEPFVRDPTVEEVLVIGPQQVYIREGGKFHLTDVQLDNESQVRLFIDRLVASDGQRVDESNPVWLGSLSDGSRVSVAIPPVSARGSVIAIQRPRTEQLSASDLLGREFLTGEMVALLRACVMAKLNIVVTGPPGAGKTTLLNLLCSFIPAGEFVTMVGRGPTLLGDAPVVALEERPADASGHGEIGATQLLRNALALRPDRIVLAQCTGPEALDMLEAMTRGVRGWLTAVEGASPTQALGWVQHLASSAGTHATPSAIREWIAACVDVVVHVDRGGDGARKVTSISQVAGLDAAGQLALNDAFRFEIPHDGAAAGRFVETGQGSGLIRRLHDAGITLPD
- a CDS encoding amidohydrolase family protein, yielding MARSYPIISADSHLQIAAERWTWRVPPKYRDCAPKTIQLPDGTDATVVLDGRPEMCTAGLSGLPYEKRTPNLGRFDSAPGRGSPQQRLQEQDIDGVDGEIMYASPAGADSYRRIKAKDVAAYAAVIHAYNEFLAEEYCTASPHRLMAMGMIPDSGIDDAVAELEYCAASGLKGVCLTRYPSGQEYPTPEDDRFWERALELNMPLTAHMYLAGAGADAGHPPFPLPWEQAGLPYDLRDVARGLDPFSKFTMYAVRGAGNAVQMIFDGLFERFPGLRFYFAETMVGWLPHFLETLDDQYQRHISWSSRYLGVRKLDRMPSEYVREHFYWGFMKNPVGVRMRHEIGVNRMMWANDFPHAESDWPESQQAIEVTFAGVPEDERAQMLSGNVCDFFHLDPEAYLSA
- a CDS encoding ABC transporter substrate-binding protein, with product MGRGILWVLRDRVRWHASRAFVLLVTALVGCTTTPASVGQSTAPRDTGQADRPLVILVGVEPATVATRGFVQKGAGLHVALRIFNALPTLIDARGQPQPELLASIPALHTDTWQVFPDGTMRTLYTLRPNLTWHDGEPLTANDFEFAWHVYSTPELGLASQPPMSSITDLEVLDREHFVINWSVPYPDANTLSLYNREFPPLPQHILAGAFDQMASTGRDAFATNSFWGPEYIGAGPYRMQQWQQGGSIDAIRFEGYPLGAPKIARIQLRFGNDQNVVMATLLSGEAHVATDSSIAQAAETLRAQWAQTNDGAVFRWPNAWHATAFQLRPDLANPNAILDVRVRKAIAHAIDKQAINEAVYAGQAIFADTPIWEGSAWGEALDDSITTYPYDPRTTEALMSQAGFVKGSDRFYQGADGRLSLELVTNQNPDFVREILVMADGLGRAGFDIQQKVLPSAQSRDGQVRATFPSMFTSNTNLGDSALNYLAISQIPSQANRWVGGNRGGWVSPEFDRILSSFNTTLDRGERVDLVRQMLRIYSDDLPLVSLFFSAQPFAYVRGLTGPAIAVPESNLAWNVYEWEFR
- a CDS encoding Rieske 2Fe-2S domain-containing protein, which produces MLSKEENELITRTGPGTPGGEMFRRFWLPACLSSELPEPDGDPVRVRLLGEDLVAFRDSRGRVGLMPENCPHRGAALYFGRNEEGGLRCLYHGWKCDVDGNLLDTPCEPEGSVVRDRVKADVYPVHEQGGVIWAYLGPRGTRPPFPDFHWTLVPAPNRSIKKVFEECNYLQSLEGSMDRSHNPVLHDGRDIMRYPDEQAHLRQKPRRVEVVDTRYGLVHVATQPDPRDPGGGKAVSARPFVVPFTSYVTGPESGNWGDASCDVGAHPWGVHLFVPADDYSNWYYEIRYHPSMEVDQIEPDRFLVVGVDIDESGRKIKRRLENRYLQDRGAMRAKRTFSGIPGRPHEDMAMIESMGPIYDRTREHLGLADVVTIRLRQRLLDAVRAVQDGREPPGLDPTIPYDRLAVFSRVVPSDTPWQAAGMDIGDAAALPASALR
- a CDS encoding MFS transporter — translated: MTEVAPPGRAGGRAEGNAVSWNAFLSIYFPAMLLALGTGVALPAIPRIAKSFDVSFGLASFVVTSFLIGGMVGTLPTGWVIDRFGRRPVMIAGPILTAAMALLVMTAQSFPELLIYRFFDGWAAQMWLLARLARISFGAASSQRGRQVTWMYGMDNVGRLAGPLVGGLIAATWGDRSPFAAYAVLALLALIPTVKLAPEIRPVQVERSRSAPSQTRRPSLREIVLPRLQYFGVAFFSAMARGPIFAGVMHLYAAFAYNLDAQAIGVLATTTSVMALPVSFTSGWLMDRFGRKITMVPGFLGVSLTMLGVAATAFLQLPLGWYVAAFLCAAAAQSLTGGSVQTIGADVAPDGARGMFLGLWRFTAQIGTAASPSIFAFLADHSGYGFSFVYVAMAAAVVVVLLIAYVPDTRASHEPAPASVPVPAR
- a CDS encoding glycosyltransferase family 87 protein, which encodes MDQNWLPRTVCRPLLAVRGASPAVSRFRTLWLAYRSRWSPAGCINAAALALATIYGLVILQGVVRDGLYAWAGSDFRAYRAAAEVAHDYGYAKVYDLQLLGAFESHLVGFSEPGQFRTNFVTVDVPYLPAYLVLFQPLLLVDWTTGFAIWSALSLAAITAYLLVLKRSTGIHSSRSIGLAVVLSFPSLYSLRWGQVNPFLLIALGEFLRLGMRGADYRSGLWLGALLVKPQTLILFAPALVIAHRWRMLLGLLTMAVAVILVSLAVGGVEALASEAQLILSYSADGITAQPSIMPNWRGMAVRLATQIPPTIAWSVAITGMLLTAMCALSLWHRARRPHSRAFATMTLGTLAATCSVTWYSLIDTGLLLSAPLFYLAGRGRLPVRIAAAWILAPYLALFAAAIDLSLNPIAPFLANLLLVTWSALTFHRSAVPESTAMAHEVEWSTDVPLG
- a CDS encoding VOC family protein codes for the protein MESPFIVESLDHIVLRVRDLEKSIAFYEMFGGRTAATGAVNTPMALGPATRVLLHHEPNYTPRPDGQNLQHLALFLRTDRSIDELLDYVRAHGAKPWDGPKDVGRGWIQFRVNDPDGNEIELRVTQAER
- a CDS encoding ABC transporter substrate-binding protein; its protein translation is MDELTPIAAGYATPAQGAGPMLITVRAGLFEKHGLAVEPQDRGRARSVVDGLMAGELQFGNLAAPSMLRMVLTGEADVVFLALGINQQFLVGRPGLGSKRDLAGARLARSGDGAITDLLTVFLHEQLGREGIGGTTLVPHAGSQASQIDALLRGEYDAVVLTPPAAIEARRRGCHLVVDLAEYGLNYSLGGIAARRPYVAAHPDIARSFIAAYIEGLHRYRTDRAFTVGVLQEFTGERDRSLMETHYDLTMPGMPKAPYPRTDGLATALRIIARDLPAAASADPGDFVDERFVRELDASGFIARVYEES